The following are encoded in a window of Lacinutrix sp. WUR7 genomic DNA:
- a CDS encoding aldo/keto reductase family oxidoreductase — protein sequence MIKNKFSRIIAGAMTWGDWGKQLSKKEMITLMHHCVNQGITSFDHADIYGSYTTEAAFGNAFAESGIAREKIQLISKCGIQYVSENRKNEVKHYNFSKNYIIWSAEESLKKLKTEYLDLFLLHRPSPLMQPDEIAEAVSILKAQGKIKDFGVSNFTTSQVDLISKYTEVSVNQIAFSLTQNQAMHDGVLDQMMLNNLTSMAWSPLGSVFKEDTEQTRRIHKQLGELLEKYNATEDQLLLAWILKHPANIHPVIGTTNAKRIENAVKAITIKLELEDWFKILVACQGHKVP from the coding sequence ATGATAAAGAATAAATTTTCTAGAATTATTGCCGGAGCTATGACTTGGGGAGACTGGGGAAAGCAACTATCTAAAAAAGAGATGATTACACTCATGCATCATTGTGTAAACCAAGGTATAACTAGTTTTGACCATGCAGATATTTATGGGAGTTATACTACAGAAGCTGCTTTTGGTAACGCTTTCGCGGAAAGTGGTATCGCACGAGAAAAAATACAATTAATTAGCAAATGTGGTATTCAATATGTCAGTGAAAACCGTAAAAATGAAGTAAAACACTACAATTTTAGCAAAAATTATATCATTTGGTCAGCGGAAGAATCGCTAAAAAAGCTAAAAACGGAGTATTTAGATCTCTTTTTACTGCATAGACCTAGTCCGTTAATGCAACCCGATGAAATTGCGGAAGCAGTTTCCATATTAAAAGCACAAGGAAAAATAAAAGATTTTGGAGTTTCCAACTTTACCACATCGCAAGTAGATTTAATATCTAAATACACAGAAGTTTCGGTAAATCAAATAGCATTCTCCTTAACCCAAAACCAAGCGATGCATGATGGTGTTTTAGATCAAATGATGCTAAATAACCTGACATCAATGGCTTGGTCTCCTTTAGGAAGTGTATTTAAAGAAGATACCGAACAAACCAGGCGCATACACAAACAACTTGGAGAATTATTAGAAAAGTATAATGCCACCGAAGACCAACTGTTACTTGCTTGGATTTTAAAACATCCTGCTAATATTCATCCTGTAATAGGAACCACAAACGCAAAGCGAATAGAAAATGCCGTGAAAGCAATTACTATAAAATTAGAATTAGAAGATTGGTTTAAAATTTTAGTGGCTTGTCAAGGACATAAAGTGCCTTAA
- a CDS encoding SDR family NAD(P)-dependent oxidoreductase, whose product MKKTALITGATSGIGRATAHELAKHGINLILCGRRQERLDTIQQALRKETNVHTLNFDVRDKDAVFNAIDSLPENFKQIDILINNAGNAHGLDPIETGNLDDWDAMLDINVKGLLYVSKAVIPIMTERNSGHIINIGSSAGKEVYPKGNVYCGSKHAVLAITEGMRIDLNPYGIKVGAINPGLVETEFSQVRFKGDAIADNVYKGYKALQPEDIADIIYFAITRPAHVNIADLLVFCTAQASSTIVKKEI is encoded by the coding sequence ATGAAAAAAACAGCCTTAATAACAGGAGCAACAAGCGGTATTGGTAGAGCAACAGCCCATGAGCTTGCAAAACACGGTATTAACTTAATACTTTGTGGAAGAAGACAAGAACGCCTAGACACCATACAACAAGCGCTAAGGAAAGAAACCAACGTACATACTTTAAATTTTGATGTTCGCGATAAAGATGCGGTTTTTAATGCCATCGATTCACTTCCTGAAAATTTTAAACAAATAGATATTTTAATAAATAATGCAGGAAACGCACATGGTTTAGACCCTATTGAAACAGGAAATCTAGACGATTGGGATGCGATGCTGGATATTAACGTAAAAGGATTACTGTATGTGAGTAAAGCGGTAATTCCTATAATGACAGAAAGAAATTCTGGTCATATTATTAATATTGGTTCTTCTGCTGGAAAAGAAGTGTACCCAAAAGGAAACGTGTATTGCGGTAGTAAACATGCTGTTCTAGCAATTACAGAAGGTATGCGAATAGACCTCAACCCATACGGAATAAAAGTTGGCGCCATTAATCCCGGATTAGTAGAAACCGAATTTTCTCAAGTCCGATTTAAAGGAGATGCCATTGCCGATAATGTATACAAAGGCTACAAAGCGTTGCAACCAGAAGATATTGCAGACATCATCTATTTTGCCATAACACGTCCTGCACATGTAAATATTGCAGACTTATTGGTGTTCTGTACAGCCCAGGCTAGTAGTACTATTGTGAAAAAGGAGATATGA